A genomic stretch from Scatophagus argus isolate fScaArg1 chromosome 19, fScaArg1.pri, whole genome shotgun sequence includes:
- the LOC124051097 gene encoding trace amine-associated receptor 1-like: MAPEVSVSQTYADLHPCHRGANVSDILTSPPSTACILLYIFLGSLAVVTVCGNLLVIISITYFQQLHTPTNFLILSLAVADLLVGVVVFPLTMEFTLTLGLYHNDLLRKIQHGFDTILVMSSILNLCCISIDRYYAVCQPLTYATKINVCVAVIMILVSWGVSVLVAIGFAIARLNQENCEERCFIDALYANMLGLIFSFYLPVIIMLCIYLKIFLVAQRQARSIQSIKSGAAVSKMKRKATKTLAIVMGVFVMCWSPYFLCATSQILSHVSLSVVVFEALNWLALSNSMLNPFIYAFFYSWFRSAFRMIISGKIFQGDLTNAKLF; the protein is encoded by the coding sequence ATGGCACCAGAAGTCAGCGTCAGCCAAACTTATGCTGACTTACATCCGTGTCATAGGGGAGCAAATGTGTCTGACATACTGACAAGCCCTCCTTCCACagcatgtattttattatacattttcctTGGCTCACTGgctgttgtcacagtgtgtggaaaCCTTCTTGTCATAATCTCCATCACTTATTTCCAACAGCTGCACACTCCTACAaactttctcattctctctctggctgtggctgACCTGCTTGTTGGTGTTGTAGTTTTTCCTCTCACGATGGAATTCACTTTGACCTTGGGGCTGTATCATAATGATTTATTGCGTAAGATACAACACGGCTTTGATACAATCCTGGTCATGTCTTCcattttgaatttatgttgtatttccatTGACAGATATTATGCAGTGTGTCAGCCTCTGACATATGcaactaaaataaatgtctgtgttgctgtgatCATGATCCTGGTGAGCTGGGGTGTTTCTGTTCTCGTTGCAATTGGTTTTGCAATTGCAAGATTAAACCAGGAAAATTGTGAAGAAAGGTGTTTTATTGATGCTCTATATGCAAACATGTTAGgacttattttctcattttacctCCCAGTGATCATAATGCTCTGTATCTACCTGAAGATTTTCCTTGTTGCACAGAGACAGGCTCGCAGCATCCAGAGCATAAAGTCTGGAGCAGCTGTCAGTAAGATGAAGAGAAAGGCCACAAAAACACTTGCAATCGTCATGGGAGTTTTTGTGATGTGTTGGTCTCCTTACTTTCTCTGTGCTACCTCTCAGATTTTGAGTCATGTGTCATTGAGTGTTGTTGTATTTGAAGCTCTGAACTGGCTTGCACTGTCAAATTCAATGCTCAATCCATTTATCTAtgctttcttttacagctgGTTCAGATCAGCATTCAGAATgatcatttctggaaaaatatttcaaggtgaTTTAACTAATGCGaaactgttttga
- the LOC124051098 gene encoding trace amine-associated receptor 1-like, giving the protein MASEVSIIQTYADLHPCHRGANVSDILTSPPSIACILLYIFLGSLAVVTVCGNLLVIISIIYFKQLHTPTNCLILSLALADLLVGVLVYPFIMEYILTLGLYHNDLSRNIEHGINTCLSTCSILNLCCISIDRYYAVCQPLTYATKINVCVAVIMILVSWGVSVIVAIGFAIAGLNQEKCEERCLIDALYANMLGLIFSFYLPVIVMLCIYLKIFLVAQRQARSIQSIKSGAAVSKMERKATKTLAIVMGVFLMCWSPFFLCSTSEFLGHVSLSVAVYEALFWLALSNSMLNPFIYAFFYSWFRSAFRMIISGKIFQGDLTNAKLF; this is encoded by the coding sequence ATGGCATCAGAAGTCAGCATCATCCAAACTTATGCTGACTTACATCCGTGTCATAGGGGAGCAAATGTGTCTGACATACTGACAAGCCCTCCTTCCATagcatgtattttattatacattttcctTGGCTCACTGgctgttgtcacagtgtgtggaaaCCTTCTTGTCATAATCTccatcatttatttcaaacagctgcacacTCCTACAAactgtctcattctctctctggcCTTGGCCGACCTGCTTGTTGGTGTTTTAGTTTATCCTTTCATCATGGAATACATTTTGACCTTGGGGCTGTATCATAATGATTTATCGCGTAATATAGAACACGGCATTAATACATGTCTGAGCACATGTTCcattttgaatttatgttgtatttccatTGATAGATATTATGCAGTGTGTCAGCCTCTGACATATGcaactaaaataaatgtctgtgttgctgtgatCATGATCCTGGTGAGCTGGggtgtttctgttattgttgCAATTGGTTTTGCAATTGCAGGATTAAACCaggaaaaatgtgaagaaaggTGTTTAATTGATGCTCTATATGCAAACATGTTAGgacttattttctcattttacctCCCAGTGATTGTAATGCTCTGTATCTATCTGAAGATCTTCCTTGTTGCACAGAGACAGGCTCGCAGCATCCAGAGCATAAAGTCTGGAGCAGCTGTCagtaagatggagagaaaggccACAAAAACACTTGCAATCGTCATGGGagtttttctgatgtgttggtctcctttctttctctgttctaCCTCTGAGTTTTTGGGTCATGTGTCATTGAGTGTTGCTGTATATGAAGCTCTTTTCTGGCTTGCATTGTCAAATTCAATGCTCAATCCATTTATCTAtgctttcttttacagctgGTTCAGATCAGCATTCAGAATgatcatttctggaaaaatatttcaaggtgaTTTAACTAATGCGaaactgttttga